In Bacillus sp. DX3.1, the following proteins share a genomic window:
- the helD gene encoding RNA polymerase recycling motor HelD — MEKTGQEWQKEQHRVEEVVGKIERHIDTLEQNISVGKADVVQIRKHFWDDVTVNFDNAEEATETAASIKQQVELLSERERSHRHAHNQVTGLKRLQQSPYFGRIDFLEDGEKSEDSIYLGIHSFYDESTEQFLVYDWRAPISSLYYDYSVGRANYKAPNETISGEMTLKRQYVIRNGEIISMFDTGVTIGDTLLQEVLGNNANTQMKSIVSTIQKEQNQIIRNEKSRLLVVQGAAGSGKTSAALQRVAYLLYRYRDTIHADQIVLFSPNAMFNSYVSTVLPELGEDNMKQTTFQEYLERHIDKKFELEDPFTQMEYILTGMEEQGYNTRLKGIRYKASAAFIQVVDHYVAYLKQDGMLFKDIKFRGKVLISKEQMKEQFYDFDASIRIPNRIKLISEWLLKELKKQEKIERKKLWVEEEVQLLDKETYAKVHQKLQQQQEYSDGTFDDFEREQNMLAAIVVKEYFKPLRKRVKKLQFINTPALYLQLYKDPQFAEQFIEKNNLPQGWKEICKETVEKIQQFQMPFEDATPYLYMKDQLEELQRNTSVQHIFIDEAQDYSTFQYAFLKRLFPHSKMTILGDFNQTIYMHAAENEFSQLCTLFGEELSERIVLTRSYRSTKQIINFTKQLIKDGNEIEPFQRDGKQPTITEVKGKEELHKKIVKQIEQFQEDGHRTIAVICKTAEESERAFHILQQTLQVRLIKKETSSFDTGILIIPSYLAKGVEFDAVIIYDASKKQYGRESERKLFYTACTRAMHELYIYTVGEMNLFLMSASPDTYLLHKKNIK, encoded by the coding sequence ATGGAGAAGACAGGGCAAGAGTGGCAGAAGGAACAACACCGAGTAGAAGAAGTTGTCGGGAAAATTGAACGGCATATTGATACACTTGAACAAAATATAAGTGTGGGAAAAGCGGATGTTGTCCAGATTCGAAAACACTTTTGGGATGATGTGACAGTAAACTTTGATAATGCTGAAGAGGCTACTGAAACTGCAGCAAGCATAAAGCAACAGGTGGAATTACTATCAGAACGAGAACGAAGTCATCGTCATGCTCACAATCAAGTTACAGGATTAAAAAGACTACAGCAATCACCATATTTCGGAAGAATTGATTTTTTAGAAGACGGTGAAAAAAGTGAGGATTCCATTTATCTTGGTATTCACTCTTTTTATGATGAAAGTACAGAACAATTTCTTGTTTATGACTGGCGAGCTCCTATATCTAGCTTGTACTATGATTATTCAGTAGGGCGAGCGAATTATAAGGCACCAAATGAGACGATTTCAGGAGAAATGACATTAAAAAGACAGTATGTTATTCGAAATGGTGAAATTATAAGCATGTTTGATACAGGCGTTACAATTGGAGATACTTTGTTACAAGAAGTGTTAGGAAACAATGCGAATACGCAAATGAAAAGTATTGTTTCTACTATTCAAAAAGAACAAAATCAAATTATTCGTAACGAAAAGAGTCGTTTACTTGTTGTGCAAGGGGCAGCTGGGAGTGGGAAAACTTCTGCTGCATTGCAGCGTGTCGCTTATTTATTGTATCGTTACCGAGATACAATACATGCCGATCAAATCGTTCTTTTTTCACCTAACGCCATGTTTAATAGTTATGTTTCCACTGTATTACCAGAACTTGGAGAAGATAATATGAAACAAACGACATTCCAAGAATATTTGGAGCGTCATATTGATAAGAAATTCGAATTAGAAGATCCGTTTACACAAATGGAGTATATACTGACAGGAATGGAAGAACAAGGATATAACACACGTTTAAAAGGTATTCGCTACAAAGCAAGTGCGGCTTTTATTCAAGTGGTAGATCATTATGTGGCTTACTTAAAACAGGATGGCATGCTGTTTAAAGATATTAAATTTAGAGGGAAAGTATTGATTTCTAAGGAACAAATGAAAGAACAATTTTATGATTTTGATGCTTCGATACGGATTCCAAATCGAATAAAGTTAATTTCTGAATGGTTGTTAAAAGAGTTGAAGAAACAAGAGAAAATAGAGCGGAAAAAACTTTGGGTGGAAGAAGAAGTACAGCTATTGGATAAAGAAACATATGCAAAGGTTCATCAAAAATTACAGCAACAGCAAGAATATTCGGATGGTACATTTGATGATTTTGAACGAGAACAAAACATGCTAGCGGCTATCGTTGTAAAAGAATACTTTAAGCCACTTCGAAAACGTGTAAAAAAACTCCAATTTATAAACACACCAGCACTGTATTTACAATTATATAAAGATCCGCAGTTTGCTGAGCAGTTTATAGAAAAGAATAACTTACCACAAGGCTGGAAAGAGATTTGTAAAGAAACCGTAGAGAAGATTCAACAGTTTCAAATGCCTTTCGAAGACGCAACGCCTTATTTGTATATGAAAGACCAGCTGGAAGAACTACAAAGGAACACATCTGTTCAGCACATATTTATTGATGAAGCACAAGATTACTCTACATTTCAATATGCGTTTTTAAAACGATTGTTTCCACATAGTAAAATGACGATACTAGGTGATTTTAATCAAACAATTTATATGCATGCGGCGGAAAATGAGTTTTCACAGCTATGTACCTTGTTTGGAGAAGAATTGAGTGAAAGAATTGTTCTAACACGTAGTTATCGTTCTACAAAACAAATTATAAACTTTACGAAGCAGTTAATCAAAGATGGAAATGAGATTGAACCTTTTCAACGTGATGGAAAACAGCCTACTATAACGGAAGTGAAAGGGAAAGAGGAACTTCATAAAAAGATTGTGAAGCAGATTGAGCAATTTCAAGAAGACGGTCATAGAACAATTGCGGTGATTTGTAAAACAGCAGAAGAAAGTGAAAGAGCTTTTCATATTTTACAACAAACTTTACAGGTACGTCTTATAAAAAAAGAAACAAGTTCGTTTGATACAGGTATTCTGATTATC
- a CDS encoding CsxC family protein, whose translation MSEQCPINVPCQVTGQTQTPLADVAATPIVTPAALIKIPVVLAERTIQIVVESNISLEPAAVEIKRVLKNVFLTQCKLVPVAFTSVACTNFRRVTRAKLFVEGFIRKNIEYAADECNGALQDRIANVPFNGFADLTAGDFLTEPLFAASSDTTSHFINPKNGDLPRLDKYFFENTVFYNEQPYCELISANFFELDFSPCPTVLNEPFDTLREKIVLDLTLKVLQIQQVEVGSGTTNNC comes from the coding sequence ATGAGCGAACAATGCCCGATTAATGTACCGTGTCAGGTTACTGGACAAACTCAAACGCCATTAGCTGATGTAGCTGCAACACCAATCGTTACACCAGCTGCACTGATTAAAATACCGGTTGTTTTAGCTGAGAGAACGATTCAAATTGTTGTAGAATCGAATATTTCATTGGAGCCTGCAGCAGTTGAGATTAAACGTGTGTTAAAAAATGTATTTTTAACACAATGTAAGTTAGTTCCTGTAGCTTTCACTTCAGTAGCATGTACGAATTTCCGACGCGTAACAAGAGCGAAGTTATTTGTAGAAGGATTTATTCGTAAAAATATTGAATATGCTGCGGATGAGTGTAATGGAGCATTGCAGGATAGAATTGCTAATGTTCCGTTTAATGGATTTGCAGATTTGACAGCAGGCGATTTTCTAACAGAACCACTATTTGCAGCTTCTTCAGACACTACTTCTCACTTTATTAATCCTAAAAATGGTGACTTACCTCGATTAGATAAGTACTTCTTTGAAAATACGGTATTTTATAATGAACAACCGTATTGTGAACTAATTAGTGCTAATTTCTTTGAACTTGATTTTTCACCATGCCCTACAGTTTTAAATGAGCCGTTCGATACACTTCGTGAAAAAATCGTACTAGACCTTACTTTGAAAGTTTTGCAAATACAACAAGTGGAAGTTGGTTCTGGTACAACCAATAATTGTTAG
- a CDS encoding NAD-dependent epimerase/dehydratase family protein, with product MKLLILGGSRFLGRAIVEEGLKRGHELTVFNRGNQNGIFQNTNVEVLIGDRDGDLEVLKGRKWDAAIDTCGFVPRTVGKATSVLVHHISHYTYVSSISVYRDWISKGITEEYDTPILSKEKVNDITRDTAGPIYNEYYGPLKRMCEIEAEKNMPNQVLAVRAGLIVGANDYADRLPYWVKRISEGGTVLAPGNSKSHVQLIDVKYLAIWILHMIERNVTGIYNATGPAAPLTMEQLLQCCKQVTNSDAEFTWASEQFLLENHVAPWTEMPLWLPEEIPLQGEKEPWRGSNAISIDKALQTGLSFRSIEETITDIWKWEQLRSETEERKAGLASDKEQRLLEKWRETQTLA from the coding sequence ATGAAACTTTTAATACTCGGTGGATCTAGATTTTTAGGAAGAGCAATTGTTGAAGAAGGATTGAAGAGGGGGCATGAACTAACGGTTTTTAATCGCGGAAACCAAAATGGCATTTTTCAAAATACAAATGTAGAAGTATTAATTGGCGATAGAGATGGAGATTTAGAAGTATTAAAAGGACGAAAATGGGATGCTGCAATTGATACGTGTGGTTTTGTACCACGTACTGTTGGAAAAGCAACATCTGTTTTAGTGCATCATATTTCACATTATACATATGTATCTAGTATTTCTGTTTACCGAGATTGGATTTCAAAGGGGATTACGGAAGAATACGATACGCCCATTTTATCAAAAGAAAAAGTTAATGATATTACCCGGGATACTGCAGGACCAATCTACAATGAATATTACGGACCATTAAAGAGAATGTGTGAAATAGAGGCGGAGAAAAATATGCCGAATCAAGTGTTGGCAGTAAGAGCGGGCTTGATTGTAGGAGCAAATGATTATGCAGATCGGCTACCTTACTGGGTGAAACGAATCTCGGAGGGTGGAACTGTATTGGCACCAGGAAATTCAAAGAGTCATGTCCAGTTAATTGATGTTAAATATTTAGCTATATGGATTTTACATATGATTGAGAGGAACGTGACTGGCATATACAATGCAACAGGACCCGCTGCTCCCTTAACGATGGAGCAATTATTACAATGCTGTAAACAGGTAACAAATAGTGATGCTGAGTTTACTTGGGCGAGCGAACAATTTTTATTAGAAAACCATGTAGCTCCGTGGACAGAAATGCCACTTTGGTTACCAGAAGAAATACCGCTTCAAGGAGAGAAAGAGCCGTGGCGTGGTAGTAATGCGATTAGTATTGACAAAGCATTGCAAACAGGACTATCATTTCGATCTATTGAAGAAACAATTACGGATATTTGGAAATGGGAACAGTTACGTAGTGAAACGGAAGAGAGAAAAGCGGGTTTAGCGAGTGATAAAGAACAGCGATTATTGGAGAAATGGAGGGAGACGCAAACTCTTGCGTGA
- a CDS encoding YrzI family small protein, which yields MTFHVFFLTITVQKNRLSEADLLHEKQIQKAMDEVKDRQVSFYNHL from the coding sequence ATGACATTTCATGTATTCTTTTTAACCATTACAGTTCAGAAAAATCGTCTTTCTGAAGCTGACCTGTTACATGAGAAGCAAATCCAGAAAGCTATGGACGAAGTTAAAGATCGTCAAGTTTCTTTCTACAACCATCTATAA
- a CDS encoding YrzI family small protein, producing MTFRVFFLTITIQKNRLSEADLLHEKQIQKAMDEVKDRQVSFYNHL from the coding sequence ATGACGTTTCGTGTATTCTTTTTAACCATTACCATTCAGAAAAATCGTCTTTCTGAAGCTGACCTGTTACATGAGAAGCAAATCCAGAAAGCTATGGACGAAGTTAAAGATCGTCAAGTTTCTTTCTACAACCATCTATAA
- a CDS encoding YrzI family small protein translates to MTFRVFFLTITIQKSRLSEEEILRKQQLKQIMDEVQDRRSSYYNHL, encoded by the coding sequence ATGACGTTTCGTGTATTCTTTTTAACCATTACCATTCAGAAAAGTCGTTTATCTGAAGAGGAAATTTTACGTAAGCAGCAATTAAAACAGATTATGGATGAAGTTCAAGATCGTAGAAGTTCTTATTACAATCATCTATAA
- a CDS encoding AI-2E family transporter, with translation MKSKVHFWTLEVLMIVAIIFICTKISFLFQPIGIFVSTLFFPILIALFLYFIFNPVLVFLEKKKVPRNLAILLLYVFIITLTAVSIGVVVPTVSQQLMDLVKNMPTYIQEGKVYITDLSHHRLFEWLATQNYVSLETIEKNVLEYLKGIPNTITSSATALFGIITNVALVVFTVPFILFYMFKDGHAFPGRAVSLLPESYREEGLHILKETNETLSAYIQGQALVCLFVGAFTFVGYLIIGVPYAFILGIIAAFTNIIPNLGPFIGAAPAVIVGLFVSPMQALWVIIVVTIVQQFESNIISPRIMSSKLNIHPLTIIVLILGVGNFAGIIGMILAVPVYAVTKTVVSNLVRLFKTKRSNRK, from the coding sequence TTGAAATCAAAAGTTCATTTTTGGACATTAGAAGTGCTAATGATTGTAGCGATTATTTTTATTTGCACAAAAATATCGTTCTTATTCCAACCAATTGGCATTTTTGTTTCCACCTTATTTTTCCCAATATTAATCGCTTTGTTTTTGTATTTTATTTTTAATCCTGTACTCGTGTTTTTAGAGAAGAAAAAAGTACCAAGAAATTTAGCGATTTTGTTGCTGTATGTTTTTATCATTACCTTAACGGCAGTCTCGATTGGTGTTGTCGTTCCAACTGTTTCTCAGCAGCTAATGGATTTAGTGAAAAACATGCCAACATATATTCAAGAAGGAAAAGTATACATAACAGATTTATCTCATCATAGGCTATTTGAATGGCTGGCTACACAAAATTACGTATCGTTAGAAACAATTGAAAAAAATGTACTTGAATATTTAAAAGGTATACCTAATACAATAACGTCGAGTGCAACGGCTTTATTTGGTATTATTACGAACGTTGCATTAGTGGTCTTTACTGTACCGTTTATCTTATTTTATATGTTTAAAGATGGACATGCATTTCCAGGAAGAGCTGTTAGTTTATTACCAGAATCATACCGTGAAGAAGGACTTCATATTCTAAAAGAAACGAATGAAACATTGTCCGCCTACATTCAAGGGCAAGCTCTTGTTTGTTTATTTGTAGGTGCATTTACATTCGTGGGATATTTAATTATTGGTGTGCCATATGCCTTTATTTTAGGTATTATAGCGGCATTTACAAATATCATCCCGAACTTAGGTCCTTTCATTGGTGCAGCGCCGGCTGTAATTGTCGGATTATTCGTTTCCCCAATGCAAGCATTGTGGGTAATCATTGTTGTAACAATTGTACAGCAGTTTGAAAGTAACATCATTTCACCGCGCATAATGAGTTCAAAGCTAAACATACATCCTTTAACAATCATTGTATTAATTCTAGGTGTAGGTAATTTTGCTGGAATTATCGGAATGATTTTGGCGGTTCCAGTCTACGCTGTGACGAAAACTGTTGTTTCAAACTTAGTAAGACTATTTAAAACAAAAAGAAGTAACCGAAAATAG
- a CDS encoding HNH endonuclease — MTQCIICREETKELSEQYVIPEILCGYYFTNSICDTCHEHLTTNVDRPLIRHKLIQYKIEQMKHQIDSPLLSNLYGQELAANTEEVESNNEMHYSNSLIMKLCKKHDISLHNEIWKEERVTKVASSIQRELLLDNRKYKMSILKMAYAFAVHTIDGYFDDPDAMEISTIISNADFIELKDRSIVRDLSKSSLWNTLNTNCDNHYFILLSDKDGLFCFIRLFDIFDIVVHLSKKTYQLPSPIVGVNDVNKQEFYIENLKQYMDDLFKQPSKDLHLNKL, encoded by the coding sequence ATGACGCAATGCATCATTTGCAGAGAAGAAACGAAAGAACTGAGTGAACAGTACGTCATCCCAGAGATTTTATGTGGATATTATTTCACAAATTCAATATGTGACACTTGTCATGAACATCTCACAACAAATGTAGACCGTCCATTAATTCGGCATAAATTAATTCAATACAAAATTGAACAAATGAAACACCAAATTGACTCTCCTCTTCTTTCCAACCTATATGGTCAAGAACTAGCAGCAAACACTGAAGAAGTTGAAAGTAACAATGAAATGCATTATTCTAACTCGCTTATTATGAAACTATGTAAAAAACATGACATTTCACTTCATAATGAAATTTGGAAAGAAGAGCGCGTAACAAAAGTGGCAAGCTCTATTCAACGTGAATTACTATTAGATAACCGCAAATATAAAATGAGCATATTAAAGATGGCTTACGCATTTGCTGTTCATACAATTGACGGTTATTTCGATGATCCAGATGCAATGGAGATTTCAACGATTATATCCAATGCTGACTTCATTGAATTGAAAGATAGAAGTATTGTTCGTGATTTAAGTAAAAGCTCATTGTGGAATACGCTGAATACAAATTGTGATAATCATTATTTTATTTTATTAAGCGATAAAGATGGCTTATTCTGTTTTATTCGTCTTTTTGATATATTCGATATTGTTGTACATCTTTCTAAAAAAACATATCAACTTCCATCTCCGATTGTTGGTGTGAATGATGTAAACAAACAGGAATTTTATATTGAAAATTTAAAACAATATATGGATGATTTATTTAAGCAACCAAGTAAAGACTTGCATTTGAATAAACTATAA
- a CDS encoding putative holin-like toxin encodes MSEITLLLQGGLFLVALLTFVVLLIDKLKK; translated from the coding sequence ATGAGTGAAATTACGTTGCTTTTGCAAGGCGGATTATTTCTCGTTGCACTGTTAACGTTTGTCGTATTGCTAATCGACAAGCTCAAAAAATAA
- a CDS encoding alpha/beta hydrolase — protein sequence MPMLDVDGSSLYYTVKGKGIPIVFIHPPVLTCVNFEYQIEELSKEFKVITFDIRGHGRSQDSRQPITYPLIVEDIRRLLNHLEVKKAFICGYSTGSSVALEFLLTFAESALGGILIGGMSEVRDGYLKNKISLGVKLAKTGAVSFLALSISWGNSNTHKLFRKMFKEARKGNAQNIEQYYRYSLHYNCTNQLRNIELPVLLVYGKKDKSFYGHAKLLHGKLPCNELKFIDNVKHQIPTKAAEALNEMIKQFAFTHTGINREETFSLSVKE from the coding sequence ATGCCAATGTTGGATGTGGACGGTAGTAGTCTGTATTATACCGTTAAGGGAAAAGGAATTCCTATTGTTTTTATTCATCCTCCTGTACTCACTTGTGTAAATTTTGAGTATCAAATAGAAGAATTATCCAAAGAGTTTAAAGTGATTACTTTTGATATTAGAGGACACGGAAGGAGTCAGGATTCAAGACAACCGATAACCTATCCACTGATTGTTGAAGATATTAGACGTTTATTGAATCATTTGGAAGTCAAAAAAGCATTCATATGCGGATATTCGACCGGAAGCTCTGTCGCATTAGAATTTTTATTGACTTTTGCCGAAAGTGCCTTAGGGGGTATTCTAATCGGGGGAATGTCAGAAGTGAGGGATGGATATCTAAAGAATAAGATTTCACTAGGCGTGAAACTTGCGAAAACAGGGGCAGTTTCATTTTTAGCATTGTCTATTTCATGGGGAAATTCAAATACACATAAATTGTTCAGAAAGATGTTTAAAGAAGCTAGAAAAGGAAATGCCCAAAATATCGAGCAGTATTATCGTTATAGTTTGCACTATAATTGTACCAATCAGCTTAGAAACATTGAGCTTCCGGTTTTATTGGTTTATGGTAAGAAAGATAAATCATTTTATGGTCATGCGAAACTACTGCATGGAAAATTGCCATGTAATGAATTAAAATTTATTGATAACGTAAAGCATCAGATTCCTACAAAAGCAGCGGAGGCTCTAAATGAAATGATTAAGCAGTTTGCTTTTACCCATACCGGGATAAATAGGGAAGAAACTTTTTCTTTATCAGTAAAAGAGTAG
- a CDS encoding glycosyltransferase, translating to MEQHSTQKTILFLPFLQIPSGHHQVAHALMEGIQEDQFNIKCDQVDILSYSYGRIEALVSNVYLKWIKAFPDFYNWIYQNSVYRNVEENKRYQLYELLFVPFMRRLIRDKQPDLIICTHALPSYILNYLKEKGELKTPVINVYTDYFIHRCWGIEHIDFHFVPSHHMKEFLKNKGINNEQIFITGIPIHKKIKKHKEQIVNFPSSALSVLITGGSLGVGAIEDLIHKIGTETKVHFYVLCGKNDDLYQKLQQLQRDNITPLKYITCRGKMNKLYDQIDAIVTKPGGVTISESLFKRKPIFIYHVLPGQEEINLQQLKKLGVIFYLNKWKDAKETLEEQLYSFFQNENQLQCYQERITEYHRQLITKEPSQIIKELITNR from the coding sequence ATGGAACAACATTCAACACAAAAGACCATCTTGTTTTTGCCATTTTTGCAAATTCCATCAGGCCACCATCAAGTTGCACATGCATTAATGGAAGGAATACAAGAGGATCAATTCAATATAAAATGTGATCAAGTGGATATTCTCTCGTATAGTTACGGAAGAATAGAAGCATTGGTTTCAAATGTTTATTTAAAATGGATTAAAGCATTCCCTGACTTTTATAATTGGATATACCAAAACTCTGTCTACAGAAATGTCGAAGAGAACAAACGTTATCAATTATATGAACTTCTGTTTGTGCCATTCATGAGAAGATTAATAAGAGATAAACAACCTGATCTGATCATTTGCACTCATGCTTTACCTTCATATATATTGAATTATTTGAAAGAAAAAGGTGAACTAAAAACACCAGTTATAAATGTATATACAGACTATTTCATTCATCGTTGTTGGGGTATTGAGCATATTGATTTTCATTTTGTACCGTCTCATCATATGAAAGAGTTTTTAAAAAACAAGGGAATAAATAATGAACAGATTTTTATAACAGGAATTCCTATTCATAAAAAAATAAAAAAACATAAAGAGCAGATAGTAAACTTTCCTTCCTCTGCATTGTCAGTTTTAATTACTGGTGGAAGTTTAGGGGTTGGAGCAATAGAAGATTTGATTCACAAAATAGGAACGGAAACAAAAGTTCACTTTTATGTGTTATGCGGGAAAAATGACGATTTATATCAAAAACTTCAACAATTACAGCGAGATAACATAACACCTTTAAAATATATTACATGTAGGGGAAAAATGAACAAACTCTACGATCAAATAGATGCAATCGTTACAAAACCTGGAGGAGTAACAATAAGTGAAAGTCTATTTAAAAGAAAACCTATTTTTATTTATCATGTATTACCAGGACAAGAGGAAATTAATTTACAACAACTAAAAAAGTTAGGTGTGATTTTCTATTTAAATAAATGGAAAGATGCAAAAGAAACACTTGAAGAGCAACTATATTCATTTTTTCAAAACGAAAATCAGCTCCAATGTTATCAGGAACGTATAACAGAATATCATCGACAGCTTATCACTAAAGAGCCTTCACAAATTATAAAGGAATTAATAACGAATAGATAA
- a CDS encoding metallophosphoesterase has translation MKILLLSVLCMILFYIFKKAHKNTTDVVINKVQIDQKQIHGHDPVLNILHLSDMHLENISISPTQLYEKLKDESIDLIALTGDFLDRKRTISKLSPYLEVLNQLHAKHGIYAVFGNHDYVLREKDLQKLKATLEQYGCKVMQNENHVIYVQNKRVNIIGVDDFSTKRSNLTASYREIKPGTNLVLTHDPNIVLHMKEYHFDYLLAGHFHGGQICYPKAYHLAKMGKLARMNIIKGLHMQEGKPFYISEGLGQTGVNIRVGSRPEITLHQLSISTVENKELPAV, from the coding sequence TTGAAAATTTTATTACTATCCGTTTTATGTATGATTCTCTTCTATATATTCAAAAAAGCTCACAAAAACACGACTGATGTCGTGATAAATAAAGTTCAAATAGATCAAAAGCAAATTCACGGGCATGATCCGGTACTAAATATTCTACACCTTTCCGATATGCATCTCGAAAATATCTCCATTTCCCCAACTCAGCTTTATGAAAAGCTAAAAGATGAATCAATCGATTTGATTGCACTTACTGGAGATTTCCTTGACCGTAAACGTACAATTTCTAAACTTTCTCCATATTTAGAGGTATTAAATCAATTACATGCAAAGCATGGCATATACGCTGTTTTCGGTAACCATGATTATGTGTTACGTGAAAAGGACTTACAAAAATTAAAAGCAACACTTGAACAATATGGCTGCAAGGTCATGCAGAATGAAAACCATGTTATTTATGTTCAAAATAAACGTGTAAATATTATTGGTGTTGATGATTTTAGTACGAAACGCAGTAATTTAACAGCTTCTTATAGAGAAATTAAACCAGGAACAAATTTAGTTTTAACTCATGATCCGAATATTGTGCTCCATATGAAAGAATATCATTTTGACTATTTACTAGCTGGTCATTTCCATGGTGGGCAAATTTGTTATCCAAAAGCCTATCACCTTGCGAAAATGGGTAAGCTTGCAAGAATGAATATTATAAAAGGACTTCATATGCAAGAGGGAAAACCCTTTTATATTAGTGAAGGGCTAGGTCAAACAGGAGTAAATATTCGAGTTGGAAGCCGACCAGAAATTACATTGCATCAACTATCAATATCAACAGTTGAAAATAAAGAACTACCCGCAGTATAA
- a CDS encoding tetratricopeptide repeat protein, whose protein sequence is MKQLLQQAIDLRNEKKYEESRNILIELLNLTKDAEVLYQCAWTHDAMGLETEAAPYYEQAIVNGLAGEDLRGAYIGLGSTYRCIGEYNKSIITLEAGLQRFPDDDAMKVFLSLAKYNVKEYEEAMKLLIDTAVKLETVKEYERAILFYKDHLNKTFK, encoded by the coding sequence ATGAAACAGTTACTACAGCAAGCCATCGATCTCCGGAATGAAAAGAAGTATGAAGAATCTAGAAATATACTAATTGAACTACTAAATCTTACTAAAGATGCAGAAGTACTATATCAATGTGCATGGACACATGATGCGATGGGACTTGAAACCGAAGCGGCTCCTTATTATGAGCAAGCAATTGTGAATGGGCTTGCTGGGGAAGACTTACGCGGAGCATATATTGGATTAGGAAGTACATATCGCTGCATTGGCGAATACAATAAATCGATTATAACGCTGGAAGCTGGTTTGCAGCGTTTTCCAGACGATGATGCCATGAAAGTCTTTTTATCGTTAGCGAAATATAATGTGAAAGAGTATGAAGAAGCAATGAAATTATTAATTGATACGGCTGTGAAATTAGAAACTGTGAAAGAGTACGAGAGAGCAATTTTATTTTATAAAGATCATTTAAATAAAACATTTAAATAA
- a CDS encoding HAD hydrolase family protein, with protein sequence MDWNIYVTQKLSVSKLLLPSFPYYENLKEEFQQKVNIISTDQNQLVQIMDKDVAKERAVLNWCKQHDIHAREVMVFGDDWNDIGLFKECGIQ encoded by the coding sequence GTGGACTGGAACATTTATGTAACACAAAAACTATCTGTTTCTAAACTATTATTACCTTCGTTTCCGTACTATGAAAATTTGAAAGAAGAATTTCAACAAAAAGTAAATATTATAAGTACGGATCAAAATCAACTTGTTCAAATCATGGATAAAGATGTTGCGAAAGAGCGAGCGGTGTTAAATTGGTGTAAACAACATGATATACATGCAAGAGAAGTAATGGTATTTGGAGATGACTGGAATGATATTGGCTTATTTAAAGAATGTGGCATCCAATAG